A portion of the Dethiobacter alkaliphilus AHT 1 genome contains these proteins:
- a CDS encoding DegV family protein translates to MKNIALVTDSTADLTTAMKEEFNAHVIPLKIVFAHQEYIDGELTAEDFYQKLATAQELPRSSQPSPADFTALYQQLLKQYDEVISIHLSSALSGTVNAARVAAETLQDKIHVVDSKNISLGIGLMVKEAARCIHEGMDTPQILTRISEARKSIETMFTLNTLEYLQKGGRIGKVSGLVGSLLNIKPVVRVNEEGIYVPAGKARSQDKALDQIANKLKEIVGNRSVKSLAIAHGDALDAANKLKSIMENTCGVPATIFTQVSAVIGVHTGPGTVGAAIHFE, encoded by the coding sequence GTGAAAAATATTGCCTTAGTAACAGACAGTACAGCTGACCTGACCACTGCTATGAAAGAAGAATTTAATGCCCACGTTATCCCTTTGAAGATAGTTTTTGCACACCAGGAGTATATTGACGGAGAACTAACAGCCGAAGATTTTTATCAAAAACTGGCCACAGCCCAGGAACTGCCCCGTTCATCCCAGCCTTCCCCTGCAGACTTTACTGCGTTGTACCAACAGCTTTTAAAGCAATATGACGAAGTTATTTCCATTCACCTCTCCTCTGCTTTAAGCGGAACAGTAAACGCAGCCAGAGTTGCAGCCGAAACACTGCAGGACAAAATTCATGTGGTCGATTCCAAAAACATCAGCCTGGGCATCGGCCTGATGGTAAAGGAAGCCGCCCGCTGCATTCATGAGGGTATGGACACTCCCCAGATTCTCACAAGAATTTCCGAGGCTCGCAAAAGTATTGAAACCATGTTTACCTTAAACACCCTGGAATATCTGCAAAAAGGCGGCCGCATCGGCAAAGTGTCCGGACTAGTAGGCTCTCTTTTAAACATCAAACCTGTGGTACGGGTAAACGAAGAAGGGATTTACGTCCCCGCCGGCAAAGCAAGAAGCCAGGATAAAGCCCTTGACCAGATAGCCAACAAATTAAAGGAAATAGTGGGTAACCGCAGTGTAAAATCCTTAGCCATCGCCCACGGCGACGCCCTAGATGCAGCAAACAAACTAAAGTCTATCATGGAAAACACCTGCGGCGTCCCTGCCACCATCTTCACCCAAGTAAGTGCCGTTATCGGAGTCCATACCGGCCCGGGAACGGTTGGGGCGGCAATACATTTTGAGTAA
- a CDS encoding collagen binding domain-containing protein, giving the protein MNMAKPVSKYWRVGLVLLVIGLLAIGTALGSVPPCEGPLVDPVEYNGNPEEIGTRINDPGSGYIDVEFDGVWYKVFYEVYDGGKTLKFWEENGFPVVSKVTVKGGPNANIYYYAADPPEGLGVPVASDCGLQSPRHGKNIPGISYVEFEFEPPPTGSLKVIKIWDDQGTGVVYDGTIDVNIYDSEGTLVDTLILSDANNWEDDLGYLLPGVYTFAEVTPDGWTPSYDPANRELVVEAGDDPAAGAIGTITNTIDLGSLKVIKIWDDQGTGVVYDGTIDVNIYDSEGTLVDTLILSDTNNWEDDLGYLLPGVYTFAEVTPDGWTPATTRQTVS; this is encoded by the coding sequence TTGAATATGGCAAAACCGGTGTCGAAGTATTGGCGAGTGGGATTAGTTCTTTTGGTTATTGGATTGCTGGCGATAGGTACCGCCCTGGGCTCCGTGCCGCCTTGTGAGGGTCCATTGGTTGATCCAGTTGAATACAATGGAAACCCAGAAGAAATCGGAACAAGAATTAATGATCCTGGAAGCGGATATATCGATGTAGAATTTGACGGTGTTTGGTATAAGGTATTTTATGAAGTTTACGACGGAGGTAAGACACTAAAGTTCTGGGAGGAAAATGGTTTCCCCGTTGTATCCAAGGTTACAGTTAAGGGTGGCCCAAATGCTAATATTTACTACTATGCTGCCGATCCACCTGAAGGACTTGGAGTGCCTGTAGCTAGCGACTGTGGTTTGCAGTCTCCACGACATGGAAAAAATATCCCCGGCATAAGTTATGTTGAGTTCGAATTTGAACCGCCGCCAACCGGTAGCCTCAAGGTTATCAAGATTTGGGATGACCAAGGCACAGGAGTTGTATATGACGGCACCATCGACGTCAATATCTACGATTCCGAAGGTACACTGGTTGACACGCTTATCCTCAGTGACGCTAACAACTGGGAAGATGATCTTGGCTATCTGCTCCCTGGAGTATATACCTTCGCAGAAGTGACTCCTGATGGCTGGACACCAAGCTACGACCCGGCAAACCGTGAGTTAGTTGTTGAGGCCGGTGATGATCCCGCAGCTGGTGCTATTGGTACTATTACAAACACCATTGACCTTGGTAGCCTCAAGGTTATCAAGATTTGGGATGACCAAGGCACAGGAGTTGTATATGACGGCACCATCGACGTCAATATCTACGATTCCGAAGGTACACTGGTTGACACGCTTATCCTCAGTGACACTAACAACTGGGAAGATGATCTTGGCTATCTGCTCCCTGGAGTATATACCTTCGCAGAAGTGACTCCTGATGGCTGGACACCAGCTACGACCCGGCAAACCGTGAGTTAG
- a CDS encoding response regulator, giving the protein MRVIIIDDHPLVRKGLELVASLEEDFEICGFAANGLEAMEVLEKHSPDVALVDLRLPGEHGLDIIEKARSINSTCKYIVLTSYATKEEIKQAMALEVDGYILKETLPEELITSVRMIHKGRKYFDPVIVQHALEEKNEDKLSELTTREMEVLKFLSRGLNNKKIAEDLFISEHTVKKHVGQILTKLELQDRTQAALYGVSQALNR; this is encoded by the coding sequence ATGAGAGTCATAATTATTGACGATCATCCGCTGGTACGCAAAGGTTTGGAGTTGGTTGCTTCACTGGAAGAAGACTTTGAAATCTGCGGTTTTGCCGCAAATGGCCTGGAGGCTATGGAAGTCTTGGAAAAACACAGTCCGGATGTTGCCCTGGTTGATTTACGCTTACCCGGGGAACACGGGTTAGACATTATAGAAAAAGCGCGCTCAATAAACAGTACCTGCAAATATATTGTGCTCACTTCCTATGCCACAAAAGAAGAAATTAAACAAGCCATGGCTTTAGAGGTAGACGGTTATATATTAAAAGAAACCTTACCCGAAGAGTTAATCACTTCTGTGCGCATGATACATAAAGGCCGCAAGTATTTTGATCCCGTAATCGTCCAACACGCTTTGGAAGAGAAGAATGAAGATAAGTTAAGCGAACTGACAACCCGAGAAATGGAAGTACTGAAATTCCTCTCCCGCGGACTAAATAATAAAAAGATAGCCGAAGATCTGTTTATCAGCGAACACACAGTAAAAAAACACGTAGGCCAAATCCTCACCAAACTGGAACTACAGGACCGCACCCAAGCAGCCCTCTACGGCGTTTCCCAGGCACTAAATAGGTAA
- a CDS encoding GAF domain-containing sensor histidine kinase produces the protein MRAISGSFHRIDKNYLLNSKGKINFHPGFSTTFGLFRAISLLLTSIVFMLAPGQRLLFDKLGFLLFLVISSFIFVYLYNRAIKRSDNLAVYVLAESVILAIIVALTGGLDSPFIWYALNPVMIASAYLPFFMPWTLMSVYLLFSILEDLYFEGANFSLLGFFSNYLGLISALFLMALAFQIFSGIYRVLAVQSQALEEQQEKLTEAYNSLEKNHQRSKSLSDFQREAVACKNTSDVYRKLVEYAEDVFPLQKAAVLVLDSPTPFLNPTHQILFTVVPPDIPHNFISEELNLAELARRWSEPGKDEVAISEDNSWLSLPLRLNDYSIMAIFVGWLPPGKSFANFQSELNFFINFAQQTVCNIFNLKRTEQTMQRMTALYEAVETISSRDDIKEVIDLFAAYARALTGNKKVIFWLDKTSVKEDSSLNNRIYTVKGEKDVLPESYWYEPLIAAWSRIQKTPHSVEHLVYDSQGKPVARLLCMPVKSRSHCFGLLAALQPKDAFNTEEVMQTLSFMANLAAVAIERNIAELFSDKMLLLEEQNRIANEIHDSVSQNLFSVVYGAEAIIRQGDTLSPNEKKQILQAIRDVTAKTAKELRLLIYRLSPRHRGDHTFVSELEKQLNGLAELNQIDIDFNISGKEEYLNAAIRRAFYRIVKEATNNAIRHGKSKNIKVDLLMDPFESQLFIQDDGKGCDIDLYSTNAESSARKLGVVNMTELARSLQGHLNIESKVGEGTKISVSVPTSPVPEN, from the coding sequence ATGAGAGCGATTTCAGGTAGTTTTCATCGGATAGATAAAAACTACTTGCTAAACAGTAAGGGGAAAATCAACTTTCATCCCGGGTTTAGTACCACATTTGGTCTCTTTAGGGCTATTTCCCTGCTCCTGACTTCAATTGTATTTATGCTGGCCCCGGGCCAGAGGCTGCTGTTTGATAAACTGGGATTTCTTCTGTTTTTAGTAATCTCGTCGTTTATCTTTGTTTATCTATATAACCGAGCAATCAAACGCAGTGACAACCTGGCCGTTTATGTTTTGGCCGAATCTGTTATCCTGGCTATCATCGTTGCCTTGACAGGTGGCTTGGATAGTCCCTTCATATGGTATGCGCTAAATCCCGTTATGATCGCCTCTGCATACCTACCATTCTTCATGCCCTGGACTTTAATGTCTGTCTATCTTTTATTTTCGATCCTTGAAGATCTCTACTTTGAGGGCGCAAATTTTAGTCTTTTGGGCTTCTTCTCCAATTATCTCGGCCTTATTTCAGCCCTTTTCCTAATGGCTCTTGCCTTTCAGATTTTTTCCGGCATTTATCGTGTCTTGGCGGTCCAGTCCCAGGCATTGGAAGAACAACAGGAGAAGCTCACGGAAGCTTATAACAGTTTAGAAAAGAATCATCAGCGTTCAAAGTCCTTAAGCGATTTCCAACGCGAGGCCGTCGCCTGTAAAAACACAAGTGATGTTTACAGAAAGCTTGTAGAATACGCCGAAGACGTATTTCCTCTTCAGAAAGCGGCTGTACTGGTGCTGGATTCCCCCACACCGTTTCTAAATCCTACTCACCAGATTCTTTTTACAGTGGTACCCCCCGACATCCCTCATAATTTTATTAGTGAGGAACTTAATCTTGCTGAATTGGCAAGGCGATGGAGTGAACCAGGTAAAGATGAAGTGGCAATATCTGAAGACAATTCCTGGTTATCACTGCCACTTAGGCTAAATGATTATAGTATCATGGCTATCTTTGTAGGGTGGCTACCTCCTGGCAAAAGCTTTGCCAATTTTCAGTCTGAACTGAACTTTTTTATTAACTTCGCTCAACAAACCGTTTGTAATATCTTCAATCTGAAGCGAACGGAGCAAACAATGCAGCGTATGACCGCATTGTATGAAGCGGTGGAAACAATCTCCAGCCGTGATGACATAAAAGAAGTAATTGATCTTTTTGCCGCCTACGCCCGCGCCCTTACCGGCAATAAAAAAGTAATATTTTGGTTGGATAAGACATCTGTTAAAGAAGACAGCTCATTAAACAATCGTATCTACACGGTTAAAGGAGAGAAGGATGTTCTTCCCGAGAGCTACTGGTACGAACCTTTGATAGCAGCGTGGTCACGGATTCAAAAAACTCCCCACTCAGTAGAACATCTGGTTTATGATTCACAGGGTAAGCCGGTGGCACGTCTGCTCTGTATGCCCGTTAAGTCACGTTCCCACTGTTTTGGCTTACTGGCTGCATTGCAGCCAAAGGATGCCTTTAACACGGAAGAAGTTATGCAAACCCTTTCCTTTATGGCTAATCTGGCAGCAGTGGCCATTGAGCGTAACATAGCCGAGTTGTTTTCCGATAAGATGCTTTTGCTGGAAGAGCAAAACAGAATCGCCAATGAGATCCACGACAGTGTTTCTCAGAATCTTTTTAGTGTGGTTTACGGCGCTGAGGCCATTATCAGGCAGGGCGATACCTTGTCCCCTAACGAGAAAAAACAGATTCTTCAGGCTATTCGCGATGTTACGGCAAAGACAGCAAAAGAGCTGCGCTTGCTTATTTACAGGCTGAGCCCACGTCATCGTGGCGACCATACATTTGTCAGTGAACTGGAAAAACAATTAAACGGCTTGGCGGAATTGAATCAGATAGATATAGATTTTAATATCAGTGGGAAGGAAGAATACCTAAACGCTGCCATCCGTCGTGCATTTTATCGCATTGTTAAAGAGGCAACCAATAATGCCATTCGCCATGGCAAAAGTAAAAATATCAAAGTTGATCTGTTAATGGATCCATTCGAATCTCAGTTATTTATTCAGGATGATGGAAAGGGATGTGATATCGACCTCTACAGTACTAATGCCGAAAGCAGTGCCAGAAAGCTGGGAGTTGTCAATATGACAGAACTGGCCCGTTCACTACAAGGCCATCTGAACATTGAAAGCAAGGTGGGCGAAGGTACAAAAATATCTGTGTCTGTTCCTACGTCACCTGTACCAGAAAACTAA
- a CDS encoding carbon-nitrogen family hydrolase, translating to MNVAIIQLEVSDVHSREERFKKVEQIMLELHAGNPQPDLILLPEIWGSGFFRFQDYAAHSEEAEGETYSFLAPWAEKMNCHILGGSIVERDGNHLYNTALFIDPHGKLISKYRKIHLFGYKSEESKLLTRGTTPTVIKTDLGTFGISTCYDLRFPELYRKMADLGAQAFLVTSAWPLARLEHWTLFNRTRALENQCYLISCNCSGQIKENPFAGNSMMVDPWGTVLHSAGEEPALLHGSIDLSHVSEIRDSFPAFNDRVLL from the coding sequence ATGAACGTAGCCATTATTCAGCTGGAAGTAAGTGATGTACATAGCAGAGAAGAGAGATTCAAAAAAGTGGAGCAAATCATGCTCGAGCTTCATGCCGGCAATCCACAGCCGGATCTGATTCTCCTGCCGGAAATATGGGGAAGCGGCTTTTTCAGATTCCAGGATTACGCCGCCCACAGTGAAGAAGCAGAAGGGGAGACCTATTCCTTTTTAGCTCCCTGGGCAGAAAAAATGAACTGCCACATCTTAGGCGGCAGCATTGTAGAACGAGACGGAAACCATTTATATAATACAGCTTTATTCATCGACCCCCATGGAAAACTAATCAGCAAGTACAGAAAAATCCACCTCTTTGGCTATAAATCTGAAGAGAGCAAACTCTTAACCCGCGGCACAACTCCCACAGTTATAAAAACAGACCTGGGCACATTCGGCATCTCCACCTGCTACGACCTTCGTTTCCCCGAACTGTACCGCAAAATGGCAGACCTTGGAGCCCAAGCCTTCCTGGTTACCTCCGCCTGGCCCCTGGCCCGCCTGGAGCACTGGACCCTCTTTAACAGAACCAGAGCCCTGGAGAACCAGTGCTACCTCATTTCCTGCAACTGCTCCGGCCAGATAAAAGAAAACCCCTTCGCCGGCAACAGCATGATGGTAGACCCCTGGGGAACAGTACTACACTCCGCAGGGGAAGAACCTGCCCTATTACATGGCAGTATAGATCTAAGCCATGTCTCAGAAATACGAGATAGTTTCCCAGCTTTTAACGATCGCGTTTTATTGTAA
- a CDS encoding DUF5658 family protein produces MGGLTKAGGRDRLLWLLLLGVGVFNVADYFLTLYALSRGMREGNPVMDMIVDTVYFPKVKLVLVPLLLLLLWLNRQRVGKRLYVYVWIIFIAYFLLMVYYAWLFWEVFS; encoded by the coding sequence ATGGGAGGGTTAACAAAAGCAGGTGGCCGGGACAGGCTTTTATGGTTATTGCTGTTGGGTGTGGGTGTTTTTAATGTGGCGGATTACTTTCTGACTTTGTATGCCCTTAGTCGGGGGATGCGGGAAGGGAATCCGGTTATGGATATGATTGTGGATACGGTGTATTTTCCCAAGGTGAAGCTGGTTTTGGTGCCGCTGTTGCTGCTTTTGTTGTGGCTGAACCGGCAGCGGGTTGGCAAAAGATTGTATGTGTATGTGTGGATTATATTTATTGCTTACTTTTTGTTAATGGTTTACTATGCATGGCTCTTTTGGGAAGTCTTCAGTTAG
- a CDS encoding DUF5658 family protein, whose protein sequence is MQYICDENNRFRLIGLMLICVAFFNAADYFLTLHALSLGFREGNPVMALIVDTAYFPKVKLIIVPLLLLFLWLVRVRVGRRLFGYVSVIFAAYSLLMVYYGFLFLTMQL, encoded by the coding sequence TTGCAGTACATATGCGATGAAAATAACAGATTTAGGCTGATAGGGTTGATGTTAATTTGTGTTGCCTTTTTTAATGCGGCGGACTATTTTCTGACGCTACATGCTTTAAGTTTAGGTTTCAGAGAAGGAAATCCGGTGATGGCTTTGATTGTGGATACGGCTTACTTTCCTAAGGTTAAATTGATTATTGTGCCGCTGTTATTATTATTTCTCTGGTTGGTGAGGGTCAGGGTTGGGCGCAGGTTGTTTGGCTATGTATCAGTAATTTTTGCGGCCTATTCACTATTAATGGTTTACTATGGTTTCTTATTTTTGACTATGCAGCTTTAA
- a CDS encoding type II secretion system protein, with translation MRLAELFIVLVILVTLSGTGITVYSEHIGTVQNSVLSYNVKVMQQAVEIYQLENGKYPDDLESLVENGYFREMPVNPVTGAADFDYDPVTGKIK, from the coding sequence ATGAGGTTAGCGGAATTATTTATTGTTTTGGTGATATTGGTTACACTTTCGGGGACCGGAATTACTGTGTACAGTGAGCATATCGGTACTGTGCAAAACAGTGTCTTGTCCTATAATGTGAAGGTAATGCAGCAAGCGGTGGAGATCTACCAGCTGGAAAACGGCAAGTATCCCGATGATTTAGAGAGCTTGGTGGAAAACGGATACTTTCGGGAAATGCCGGTGAATCCGGTTACCGGTGCTGCGGATTTTGATTATGATCCGGTGACGGGTAAAATTAAGTAG
- the aroE gene encoding shikimate dehydrogenase gives MKISGRTKITGIFGDPVEHSLSPAMHNAAFAHLDLDYVYVPFHVNTDDIKRAVGSIKALNITGVNVTVPHKQDVIPFLDEIDKTASRCSAVNTIVNKDGILTGYNTDGTGFIDSLKEYGFNPKDKEVVIIGAGGSARAICAALLENKVSQITIINRSLENAEQLAESLGQAHTFSVIPLISNYSPSIYSADLVVNTLSIPFKQEDGDWLVDLSSAAGALFYDLRYGKMPSDFLTYAKELKSPGLDGLGMLLHQGARAFELFTGTKAPTDIMKKATST, from the coding sequence ATGAAAATATCAGGCCGAACAAAAATTACCGGGATTTTTGGCGACCCGGTAGAGCATTCCCTGTCTCCCGCCATGCACAACGCCGCCTTTGCCCATCTGGACCTGGACTACGTCTATGTGCCTTTTCACGTCAACACCGATGACATAAAAAGAGCCGTGGGCTCCATCAAAGCACTAAACATCACCGGCGTAAACGTAACCGTGCCCCACAAACAGGATGTAATCCCGTTTCTTGACGAAATAGACAAAACCGCCAGCCGCTGCAGCGCAGTAAATACCATCGTCAACAAAGACGGTATCCTCACCGGCTACAACACCGACGGTACCGGCTTTATCGATTCCCTCAAAGAATACGGCTTCAACCCCAAAGACAAAGAAGTAGTAATCATCGGGGCCGGCGGCTCTGCCCGCGCCATCTGTGCAGCCCTCCTGGAAAACAAGGTCTCCCAAATAACCATCATCAACCGTTCCCTGGAAAATGCAGAACAACTGGCTGAATCCCTTGGGCAGGCCCACACATTCAGCGTCATACCCCTAATTTCCAACTACTCACCGTCCATCTATAGCGCCGACCTGGTGGTAAACACCCTGTCCATCCCCTTTAAACAAGAAGACGGCGACTGGCTCGTTGACCTCTCCAGTGCCGCCGGCGCTCTCTTTTACGACCTGCGTTACGGAAAAATGCCCTCGGATTTCCTCACCTACGCCAAAGAACTAAAAAGCCCCGGCCTGGACGGCCTGGGCATGTTGCTCCACCAGGGAGCAAGAGCCTTTGAACTATTCACCGGCACAAAGGCTCCCACTGACATTATGAAAAAAGCGACTTCTACTTAA